The nucleotide sequence AGATTTGTAAAGTTGCGCCGCGAACAGTAACGAAATGGTTCGACAGCGGCCAGCTAAAGGGCTATCGCATCCCCGGCGGCAGGGACAGACGAATCCCCGCATCCGAACTGCTGCGCTTCATGAAAAGCCATAATATGCCGACCGACCAGCTTGAGCACGACAAAATCCGAGTGCTTATCGTTGACAGCGACTGGGAACTTGCCAATAACACCGCGGCTGAACTTCGCAAAATGCCGGTGTACGATGTTGAAACCGCAGGTAGCGGATTTGATGCCGGCCTCATCGCACAGAAATTCGAGCCGCACGTTATCCTTGTGAATCTTACAGCGGCCAGCATTGACGCAGACCATATCTGCAAAAACATACGCAACAACTCGGAACTGCAAACCACAAAAGTCATCGCTTTCGCCGAGGGTCTTAAAGAAAATGAAATCGCGGCGGTACTGAAAAAGGGCTACGATTTCTGCCTTACCGATTCGTCCGATATTTCCGAAATCATCAAGGCTATCAATCAGGTAACATCGATAATCTGATTTTTTTGTCAAAAACGAGGAGTTTTCCGACATAGCGCATCTAACATTTCTATAATCTGTCCATAAAATATATTTGGAAAATAAAGGCTGGAATGTTAAAATCAACGGATTAATACCAAACAGGAGCAAATATGAAAACATTAATGAATTTCGCGATAATCGTTATCTGTCTGGCGGCGTCTTTTGGTTCCGCTGATACGATAGTTGATAAAAAAACCGGCGAAACTTATCACGGTTATCTGACAGGTGCGGAAAGCGCAGGCCTTTTCGATGCAAACACGACGGAAAAAGGAATCGTAAAAATCAACCTGTCTGACTTTACCATCACACGTAACGCAACCGGCAGGAACAATTCGTTTGTAC is from Planctomycetaceae bacterium and encodes:
- a CDS encoding helix-turn-helix domain-containing protein — translated: MNGKRKDILTTGQVAQICKVAPRTVTKWFDSGQLKGYRIPGGRDRRIPASELLRFMKSHNMPTDQLEHDKIRVLIVDSDWELANNTAAELRKMPVYDVETAGSGFDAGLIAQKFEPHVILVNLTAASIDADHICKNIRNNSELQTTKVIAFAEGLKENEIAAVLKKGYDFCLTDSSDISEIIKAINQVTSII